DNA sequence from the Chamaesiphon minutus PCC 6605 genome:
ATTTGCTTTGACAAATATTAGCAATTGAGCTTGTTGGTTTTTGTCAAAAGTTACTACTAGCGTCACTTTTTACATCACAGATTTTTATTCCAAATATTATTTCAAATCAGTTATTGACTCTATAGTCCAGTAGAGACTTTATAATGAATGTAACAATTTAGAATAGGAAATTATCAGAGGTAATTATGTCGAAACAAATTAAACTAGCGATCGGATCGATCTTGGCATTAGCCACATTAGGATTAATAACAACTGGGGCGGCTTCTGCTCAAGAGCGCAGTTGCGGTGGTTGTTGTAAGAAAATGCAGCAGTCAGAGAAAATGCAGTCACCAGTTAGCACGCCATCTTCATCTTATTCACCAGGTTATATCCGAGGTAAATAAATAACGATCTTAGTCTTTTAATGAGAGTGAAAATACTTTCATTAAAAGACTAAGATCGTTGGCAGAAAAATGAAGACGAACGCTCGAAATTGATATTTTATCTACAGAATTAATTGACAGTACTAGCTTCTAGCGATATCAATTCTTCAATTAGAGTGCAGACACTTTCACTATTAGGAAGATCTTCAGGATAGGTAGACCATCGTTCGCGGTGACTTTCCAATCTTTGTTTGGATTCGAGCAGCTTTTGAATCTCGATGTCTAAATGACTAATTTTTCGATCGATTAAATCTTTGACAATCGAGCAGACGGCTGTACCTCGATTGTGAGAATTGAAAATTCCTTGAATCTCAGTTAAAGAAAAATTGAGAGTTTGAGCTTTCTTGATGAACAGTACTCGTTGCACTGCATTGTCATTGAAGTAGCGATAGCCGCTATCACTCCTGAGTGCTGGTTGCAGTAAGCCTAAGTTTTCATAGTAACGCAGGGTGCTAACTGTCACTCCCGTTCGCTCTTTTAGATCGCCAATTTTCAGCATTGGTTCTATCGTATATAGTTCGCCTATCTCTGTTGACTCTCAAGCCAACTAGAGGGTTTATGATTGGAGAGTACTCAAGGATAATAGAAATATGACTGCTAAAAATATTTTCAAAGCAACAGTAGCTGCTGTAGCTATTGCCGTTGTGACTGCTGGAGCTGCTTTTGCTGCTGACTGTGGTTGTGGTAAATGTGCTAGTGGTTGCGATTGCGGCAGTGGTTGTAGTATGCCTAAAGTTGCACCTCGTCAATAACTCTCGTAAGTAGGAGGAATCGCTCGTACATTCCTCCTCAAAAATGTATTTTAGTTATCGAACGAAATTGAAGCGACCGTCAGCTTGTTCGCTACCGATCGTTGCAGTAATTTTGACTTGATATTGACCAGTAACTTTCTCTTTTAATACTGCGGCATAATGTTTACCACTGGCATCATAACTAAGTGGAATAGTTCTCAGTTTGCCATCTGGTAATTGGACATCAGCAGTAACTTTTGCATTAGCAACAGCTTCATGATTGTCACCTTTTTGAAGGTATAAATCTAAGTGAGTTTCACTAGTTCCCTTCTCTGGAACGAACTCTAAGTGATATTTACCCGATTCTACTACTTGTCCACCATTACTCTTCCCACCCTCACTACTTTGGGTTGTAGCTGTGGTTGTAGCTGGAGGTGTAGTTGGTACTGGAGATGCTGTTTCGGCTGAAGGTGTAGTAGCATTTGGATTCGCCGAATCGCTAGTTTTTGCCTCTTTGCTACAGGCTCCAAGTAATAATAGTCCAGAACTAGCTAACACAATAATTCCTGAAGTTAATGGTCTCATGTTTCACACTCCTAATTAAATATTTTGCTCGGATAAATATACTTCAGCAATAAAATCGATCGACCTATCCGCAGCTATGTCATGAATATAATATGCAGACATTGGCATCTGCATATCTAGCTTTAGATTACAAAATCAATCTGCTTGGGGAAAATACGCTGTGCCAATAAAATTGGTTAGCCCATCTATAGTCTTGCCATAAACAGAATAGACAGACGATTGGAGCAGCATATTACGGTTTACACCATTAAAATCAATCCGTAATTTAGTATTAGGTGAGATCGGTTGACTGAAATTGATTAGCAGCCATCGACCTTGACGGGAAATTGGGGCTGGGATTAGTCTATTTCCATCTGTAATTTCAATTTTGCTAGTTTGAAGCTCAAAATTTCTAGGAATATCAATCCATAAGAGTGTTAATGCTTGACTGCTTGGGGGCACATGGACTTGAATAGTCTGGCGGACAGTCGCCCACCTAGTATTAGGAAACTCAAATTTACTATCTACATGGGGTGAAGTACTGTCATCACCATTAGCACTTGCATGGTTGCCAAGATTAACTGCTGTAGTTACTAGACCCCAAGTAGCGATGAATAGCCAGATTTTTTTCATTGCTTTAGACTCTCTTACCTCTCTATATATCAAATATAAATAGCTAAGATGAAATCCAGATGAAATAAAGAAATCTAGCTACTATTAGATTGATTGTCTAGCATCTATGAGGTCTGAACATATAGAAATTGAGATGGTATCTAGCAATATATCCCAGCTTTTAGGAAGCAAAAACAAAAATAGTTGCACTTAATTATCTTCATTTTTACTCTCTTCATCAGTCCGAGTTTGAGCTGGAGGTGCAACTTTTGCTAGAGATGTCACAGCATCAGTGCTAGCTGAATCGCTAATCGGTGTCTCAGGAATACTAATTCCCAAGAATAGCCCACACATAGCGATAATAATAATTATTAAATCCATAAAATTGGAAGTTTCTAAAATTAAATTAAACTCCCCTTTGATCATTTCATATATTAATATTCCAGCACTAACAAGTACGATAAATCTTAAAAATAATGAATGCATTAGATGACTATGCCTGGATATTTCGCTGGACACTAAAATCGATCCGCTCGTTAGCGGAGCCTCTGCATTGACGATAGCCTGCCGTCAGGCACAGGCAGACGCTGTGCGTTGGCGGAGCCTCTCCTGTGGAGAAACGGCTTTGCCGAATCGAAATAGCCTCTACCGACAAAACTGCTTTGCCCATTTACAGATTTGCCATAGACAAAATATTCAGGCAATCGCACCAGCATATTGCGATTTGTACGATCGAAATCAATTCGCAACTTTGTATCGGGAACGATCGACTGCTTCAATTTGATTTGTAGCCACTGACCTCGACGGGAAATTACCGCA
Encoded proteins:
- a CDS encoding DUF2808 domain-containing protein; this encodes MKKIWLFIATWGLVTTAVNLGNHASANGDDSTSPHVDSKFEFPNTRWATVRQTIQVHVPPSSQALTLLWIDIPRNFELQTSKIEITDGNRLIPAPISRQGRWLLINFSQPISPNTKLRIDFNGVNRNMLLQSSVYSVYGKTIDGLTNFIGTAYFPQAD
- a CDS encoding MerR family transcriptional regulator — protein: MLKIGDLKERTGVTVSTLRYYENLGLLQPALRSDSGYRYFNDNAVQRVLFIKKAQTLNFSLTEIQGIFNSHNRGTAVCSIVKDLIDRKISHLDIEIQKLLESKQRLESHRERWSTYPEDLPNSESVCTLIEELISLEASTVN